TTTATCATAAAAAGATTTATCATTTAAGATTTTATTAGCACTCTCAACAATAAAATCTTTATCAGCACCAACTAAAATATTTCCACCCATATCAACAGTTTCAGGACGCTCAGTATTATATCTAAGTGTAAGAGAAGGAATATCTAGAGTAATAGCCTCTTCCTGAAGACCTCCAGAGTCAGTGACAATAATTAATGATTTTGACATTAAAAGTAAAAAGTTTAAATATCCTAATGGTTTAATAAGATGAACATTATCTAATTTAGCTAAATCTTCATATAACCCAAAGTTTTCCATTGTTTTTTTAGTTCTTGGATGGATTGGAAAAACAATGTTAAAATCTTTAAGTTCAGCTATTGCATTGATTATATCTGTTAAACGCTTTTTATTATCAACATTTTCAGCCCTATGCATAGTTAAAGTAATAATATTATCTAATTTTAATAGGTTTAATATTTCATTAGAAAATGATGAAGAAGTAGAAGAAGAATCAAGAGAAGTAGAATCATTAGGAGAATTAAAATAATTAGAAGAATTAGGAGAAGTAGGAGAAGTAGAAGAATTAGGGGAGCTAGGAGAAGTAGAAGAGGTAGGAGAAGTAGAAGAATTTTCCATATCATCAATATGTTTTTTAGCTATTTCTAAATTTCTAAAACAAGCATCAACAACAGTGTTTCCAGTTATAAATATATCTTTTCTAGAAATGCCTTCAATAGATAAATTAATAGCAGATTTTTCAGTGGGAACAAAGTAATACTTTGAGCAAACATCAGCAGATTTTCTATTAACTTCTTCAGGCATAGTAATATCATAAGACCTAAGTCCTGCTTCTACATGACCTACAGGAATATGGAGTTTAGAAGCTACTAAAGCTCCAGCTAAAACAGCATTTGTATCTCCTTGAACTAATAGAATGTCTGGGGTTTCTTTGAGTAATATTTCTTCTATTCCTTCCATCATCTTACCAGTTTGTTTACCATGAGAAGAAGAACCCACACCAATGTTATAGTTAGGAGTAGGTAATTCTAGCTCTTCAAAAAACTGATCAGACATTTCATGATCATAATGTTGACCAGTGTGAATAAGAATTAATTCATGACCTCTAAAAATAATTTCATCAATGACAGAAACCATTTTTATAATTTCAGGCCTTGTTCCAAGTACAATAGCTATTTTCATCAATTATCTCCTATTTTTAATTTAATAATTTATTAATGTTTTTAGTATAATTTATTAATGATTTTAACTAATTCTAGTATAATTTTAATATAATTAATCAATATTTTTAATATAATTTATTACTATTTTCAATTATAATTGAAGGTTTTGATAACTAAATTAACAGTTTTAATATACAGTTTTAATACAATTATATAATATAAAGTTTGAATAAGTATAGTATAAATTAATTTTTTAAATATAAATAAATTTGGCTAATCTATTATCTATCATTAATTGTTTTATATACCAATTTTCTAAGAAATAACATTTTTTGAGTATACTTAAAAAATAATTATTAACAAAATTTTTATATGAAAGTGTTAAAAGTCCTATAAATGAAAATCCATGAAAATGAAAATAAAA
This genomic interval from Methanobrevibacter arboriphilus JCM 13429 = DSM 1125 contains the following:
- the wecB gene encoding non-hydrolyzing UDP-N-acetylglucosamine 2-epimerase, translated to MKIAIVLGTRPEIIKMVSVIDEIIFRGHELILIHTGQHYDHEMSDQFFEELELPTPNYNIGVGSSSHGKQTGKMMEGIEEILLKETPDILLVQGDTNAVLAGALVASKLHIPVGHVEAGLRSYDITMPEEVNRKSADVCSKYYFVPTEKSAINLSIEGISRKDIFITGNTVVDACFRNLEIAKKHIDDMENSSTSPTSSTSPSSPNSSTSPTSPNSSNYFNSPNDSTSLDSSSTSSSFSNEILNLLKLDNIITLTMHRAENVDNKKRLTDIINAIAELKDFNIVFPIHPRTKKTMENFGLYEDLAKLDNVHLIKPLGYLNFLLLMSKSLIIVTDSGGLQEEAITLDIPSLTLRYNTERPETVDMGGNILVGADKDFIVESANKILNDKSFYDKMSLAPNPYGDGTAGKQILDIIEDSYEKGECRLDSPDDIMDTFTTLMKIVDEDITVSDFEINNNALIRTVFNPVYESMKFPTDDLNLKGMNILYDKMS